A genomic region of Leptolyngbya sp. NIES-2104 contains the following coding sequences:
- a CDS encoding N-acetyltransferase, whose translation MIRPITPDDTVDLINLAKSIGFFSPDELEGLRQMLVDSLGEKGDTYPFWITDDDDDGLVGLAYCEPERMTSGTWNLQLIAVHPTHQKQGRGRKLLHFVEETLADRGARVLLVETMGTSDFEYVRAFYRKNGYDEEARIREFYAEGADKVVFRKALSKQK comes from the coding sequence ATGATCCGACCAATCACGCCAGACGACACAGTTGATCTGATTAACTTAGCTAAGTCGATCGGGTTTTTCTCGCCTGATGAACTAGAAGGGTTGCGTCAGATGTTGGTTGATTCGTTGGGTGAAAAGGGCGATACTTACCCGTTTTGGATTACAGACGACGATGATGATGGGCTTGTGGGATTAGCGTATTGCGAACCGGAACGCATGACCAGTGGAACCTGGAACCTGCAACTGATCGCAGTTCATCCAACTCATCAAAAGCAAGGACGTGGTAGGAAGCTGCTACATTTTGTAGAGGAGACTTTGGCGGATCGGGGCGCACGGGTCTTGTTAGTTGAGACGATGGGTACGTCAGATTTTGAGTATGTGCGGGCATTCTACCGAAAAAATGGGTATGACGAGGAAGCACGGATACGTGAGTTCTATGCAGAAGGAGCAGACAAGGTTGTTTTTCGCAAGGCGCTATCTAAGCAAAAGTAA
- a CDS encoding Rpn family recombination-promoting nuclease/putative transposase: protein MYDDTCRFLAEHFSSDFASWLLGEPIELTELKPSELSLDPIRTDALILLQSAASFLHLEFQTLPKDNVPFRMLDYRVRAYRKDSTKPMRQVVIYLKQTASERVHQTYFEMEHTRHEFEVVRVWEQPASRFLQYPGLIPFATLGQSADAEEILRQAAQRIDQIADPGAQANLVAASGILAGLRLEDEVVYRILRRDIMQESTVYRSIQRETQAENSRTIALNLLRRGVAMNIIAPSTGLSIEEVQQLQQQLNESAQG, encoded by the coding sequence ATGTACGACGATACCTGCCGCTTCCTCGCTGAACACTTCTCCTCAGACTTTGCCAGTTGGCTCCTAGGAGAACCTATCGAACTGACAGAACTTAAACCCTCGGAACTCTCCCTTGACCCGATTCGCACCGATGCCCTGATTCTGCTGCAATCGGCTGCCTCTTTTCTGCATCTAGAATTCCAAACCCTACCCAAGGATAACGTTCCATTCCGGATGCTGGATTATCGCGTTCGTGCGTATCGTAAAGACTCAACTAAACCGATGCGGCAAGTGGTGATCTACCTGAAGCAAACGGCATCGGAGCGCGTCCATCAGACCTATTTTGAGATGGAACACACGCGCCACGAGTTTGAAGTGGTCAGAGTTTGGGAGCAACCTGCCTCACGATTTCTGCAATATCCAGGATTGATTCCCTTTGCAACATTGGGTCAAAGCGCGGATGCAGAGGAAATATTGCGGCAAGCGGCGCAACGAATCGATCAAATTGCAGACCCTGGAGCACAAGCGAATCTGGTTGCAGCGTCAGGCATTTTAGCTGGGCTAAGATTAGAAGATGAAGTCGTATATCGCATTCTACGGAGAGACATTATGCAAGAGTCTACAGTTTATCGTTCAATTCAAAGAGAAACTCAAGCAGAAAATTCGCGTACGATCGCATTAAATCTGTTGCGTCGAGGAGTCGCGATGAATATCATTGCCCCTTCCACGGGCTTATCGATCGAAGAAGTTCAACAACTCCAACAGCAACTGAACGAATCCGCACAAGGCTAA
- a CDS encoding NAD(P)H-quinone oxidoreductase subunit N, with the protein MDFASLVTQLNAGTILPEVIVITTLLVVMVGDLIVGRQNSAKWTPYFAIGGLLTAVGALVTLWDSSSPIGFLGEFNSDDLSIVLRGIVALSAAVTILMSVRYVEQSGTALAEFLTILLTATLGGMFLCGSDEFVAVYVSLETLSISSYLLTGYTKRDPRSNEAALKYLLIGASSSAIFLYGASLLYGLSGGETQLSTIAQKISIAGLDQSIGLVIALVFVIAGIAFKIAAVPFHQWTPDVYEGSPTPVVAFLSVGSKAAGFGLAIRLLVTAFPQVTDQWHLVMTTLAILSMVLGNVVALAQTSMKRLLAYSSIGQAGFVMIGLVIGSDAGYASMLFYLMIYLFMNLGAFTCIILFSLRTGTDQISEYSGLYQKDPLLTLALSICLLSLGGIPPLAGFFGKLYLFWAAWQSGAYVLVILGLVTSVISIYYYIRVVKMMVVKEPQEMSDVVKNYPPIVWNLPGLRPLQVGLILTLIATSIAGILSNPLFTLANDSVMKSPVLQQAIVKPQPIAKKPSQETAIAPRIEIRG; encoded by the coding sequence ATGGATTTTGCTTCTCTCGTAACTCAGTTGAATGCTGGGACGATTCTGCCAGAGGTGATCGTCATCACCACCCTACTCGTCGTCATGGTAGGCGATTTGATTGTGGGGCGACAAAATTCTGCGAAATGGACTCCTTATTTCGCGATCGGGGGGTTGCTCACGGCGGTGGGTGCCCTGGTGACGCTATGGGATAGCTCAAGCCCGATCGGGTTTTTGGGTGAGTTCAATAGCGATGATTTGAGTATCGTGCTTCGGGGGATCGTCGCGCTCTCCGCAGCCGTGACGATTCTAATGTCGGTGCGCTACGTCGAGCAGTCAGGAACCGCACTCGCTGAGTTTCTCACGATTCTACTCACGGCGACGTTGGGCGGGATGTTTCTCTGTGGCTCAGATGAGTTCGTCGCGGTCTATGTTTCGCTAGAAACCCTCAGTATCTCGTCTTATTTATTGACGGGCTACACGAAGCGCGATCCTCGATCGAATGAAGCCGCTCTGAAATATCTATTAATCGGCGCATCGAGTTCGGCAATTTTCCTCTACGGCGCGTCGCTGCTGTACGGATTGTCTGGTGGTGAAACGCAACTGAGCACGATCGCTCAAAAAATCTCGATCGCTGGTTTGGATCAATCGATCGGTCTTGTGATTGCGCTCGTGTTTGTGATTGCCGGAATTGCCTTCAAAATCGCAGCGGTTCCCTTCCACCAGTGGACACCCGACGTATACGAAGGTTCTCCGACTCCGGTTGTCGCTTTCCTTTCAGTCGGTTCAAAAGCGGCTGGATTTGGTTTAGCAATTCGTCTTTTGGTCACGGCGTTCCCCCAAGTCACGGATCAGTGGCATCTCGTGATGACGACGCTGGCGATTCTGAGCATGGTGCTGGGTAACGTGGTTGCACTGGCACAAACCAGCATGAAGCGACTTCTAGCGTATTCGTCGATCGGTCAAGCAGGCTTTGTGATGATCGGGTTGGTCATCGGCTCGGATGCTGGATATGCCAGTATGCTGTTCTACCTGATGATTTACCTATTCATGAACTTGGGTGCGTTTACCTGCATTATTCTGTTCTCACTCAGAACCGGAACCGATCAAATCAGCGAATACTCTGGCTTGTATCAGAAAGACCCGCTCTTAACTTTAGCTTTGAGCATTTGTTTGTTGTCACTCGGTGGTATTCCGCCCCTAGCAGGCTTCTTCGGAAAACTGTATCTATTCTGGGCAGCTTGGCAATCGGGTGCCTACGTTCTGGTCATTCTCGGCTTGGTGACGAGCGTGATTTCGATTTACTACTACATCCGAGTAGTGAAGATGATGGTCGTGAAAGAGCCACAAGAAATGTCGGATGTGGTGAAAAACTATCCGCCGATCGTGTGGAATCTTCCCGGTTTGCGTCCGTTGCAGGTGGGCTTAATTCTGACCTTGATTGCAACCTCGATCGCTGGAATTCTCTCGAATCCGCTGTTTACGCTAGCGAATGATTCAGTAATGAAATCGCCAGTGTTACAGCAAGCGATCGTCAAACCACAACCGATTGCGAAAAAACCGAGTCAAGAAACTGCGATCGCTCCTCGAATCGAAATTCGCGGCTAA
- the topA gene encoding type I DNA topoisomerase, which produces MPTLVIVESPTKARTIRNYLPRNFRVEASMGHVRDLPQSTSDVPDSVKDKRVRELGVDVEAGFEPIYLIPKDKSKIVKTLKDALKEADELVLATDEDREGESISWHLLQLLKPKVPVKRMVFHEITEDAIREAIDNCRDIDVRLVRAQETRRILDRLVGYTLSPLLWKKIAYGLSAGRVQSVAVRLLVNRERERRAFKKGTYWDLKALLAVDAAPKQEFEAKLTTLAGRKVATGADFDESTGRITAGRNVVLLSEEEARSLQARLDGKTWTVTDLEERPVTRKPSPPFTTSTLQQESNRKLGLSARDTMRTAQSLYEQGYITYMRTDSVHLSQQAITATRSCVEAMYGTEYLSPQPRQYNTKSKGAQEAHEAIRPAGSTFRTPRETGLRDRELKLYDLIWKRTVATQMAEARQTQVTVQIQVEDAGFRASGKRIDFPGFFRAYVEGSDDPNAAIENQEVILPPMRSGDHPKCNHLEAIGHETQPPARFTEASLVKTLESEGIGRPSTYASIIGTITDERKGYAQLVGNTLVPTFTAFAVVDLLEKHFPDIVDLSFTSKMEQTLDDIATGEVDWLPYLKAFYLGDQGLETQVKERDSNIDPKEARTIHLEDLGTKIRISRTGAYIESENGNINLPKDMPPADLNPEQVEVLLQGPKQLGTHPETGEPIYVKLGPYGHYLQLGDKTDENPKPKNVSIPPKVKPEQVTLDMAVGLLALPRTLGVHPETGRKIQAAIGRFGPYIVHDLGKGEDGKAAKDYRSLKAGDDVTTITLDRALELFAEPKAARGKRGTATPIRELGAHPSDGEPVNIYNGPYGAYIKHGKVNASLPEGQTVEEITMDVAVQALEAKAGTKKATKSKKATTTAKKTTAKKTSTKTATKTTAKRSTTTKAAAAKKSTGTSKRVKTND; this is translated from the coding sequence ATGCCAACTCTTGTCATTGTCGAATCTCCGACGAAAGCCCGTACCATTCGTAACTACCTGCCCCGCAATTTCCGCGTTGAGGCATCAATGGGTCATGTGCGCGATTTGCCGCAGTCCACCAGCGATGTGCCCGATTCGGTAAAGGATAAACGGGTGCGCGAATTAGGCGTGGATGTGGAAGCGGGCTTTGAACCGATCTATTTGATCCCCAAAGATAAGTCGAAAATCGTTAAGACTTTAAAAGATGCTTTGAAAGAAGCGGATGAGTTGGTACTGGCGACTGACGAAGACCGCGAAGGGGAAAGTATTAGTTGGCATTTACTTCAGCTTCTGAAGCCGAAAGTGCCCGTGAAACGAATGGTGTTTCACGAAATTACGGAAGATGCGATTCGAGAAGCGATCGACAATTGCCGCGATATTGATGTGCGACTGGTTCGCGCTCAGGAAACCAGACGGATTCTCGATCGCTTAGTCGGTTACACGCTTTCACCGCTACTTTGGAAAAAGATCGCCTATGGTCTGTCTGCGGGGCGGGTTCAATCCGTTGCAGTGCGGCTTTTAGTGAATCGAGAGCGAGAACGTCGCGCCTTCAAAAAAGGGACGTACTGGGATTTGAAAGCGCTCTTAGCGGTCGATGCGGCTCCCAAACAAGAATTTGAAGCGAAACTGACCACGTTGGCAGGTCGGAAAGTCGCGACAGGTGCGGATTTTGATGAATCGACTGGACGAATTACCGCAGGTCGAAACGTCGTTCTGTTGAGCGAAGAAGAAGCGCGATCGCTTCAAGCTCGATTAGATGGTAAAACCTGGACTGTGACCGACCTCGAAGAACGTCCGGTGACTCGCAAACCTTCACCTCCGTTCACGACTTCGACCCTGCAACAGGAGTCGAACCGGAAATTGGGCTTATCGGCGCGGGATACGATGCGAACGGCTCAGAGTTTGTACGAGCAAGGGTACATCACCTATATGCGGACGGACTCGGTGCATTTGTCGCAGCAAGCGATCACTGCGACTCGGAGCTGTGTTGAGGCGATGTATGGGACGGAATACCTCAGCCCTCAGCCGCGCCAATACAACACGAAGAGTAAAGGCGCACAGGAAGCACACGAGGCGATTCGTCCCGCAGGTAGTACGTTCCGAACTCCAAGAGAAACTGGACTGCGCGATCGTGAATTGAAACTCTACGACTTGATCTGGAAGCGCACCGTTGCGACTCAGATGGCAGAAGCGCGTCAAACTCAAGTCACAGTGCAAATTCAGGTTGAAGATGCAGGCTTTAGAGCAAGTGGCAAGCGGATTGATTTTCCGGGATTCTTCCGGGCGTATGTGGAAGGATCAGACGATCCGAACGCAGCGATCGAGAATCAAGAAGTGATTTTGCCGCCGATGCGAAGCGGGGATCATCCAAAGTGCAATCATCTTGAAGCGATCGGGCACGAAACCCAGCCCCCCGCCCGTTTCACCGAAGCTTCTCTGGTCAAAACGTTGGAAAGCGAAGGAATCGGGCGACCATCTACCTATGCCAGCATCATCGGCACGATCACCGACGAGCGGAAGGGATACGCTCAACTCGTTGGCAATACTCTGGTTCCGACCTTTACCGCGTTTGCGGTCGTGGACTTGCTAGAGAAGCATTTCCCCGACATTGTGGATTTGAGCTTCACCTCAAAGATGGAGCAAACTTTAGACGACATTGCTACAGGTGAAGTCGATTGGTTGCCGTATCTGAAAGCGTTTTATCTAGGGGATCAAGGGCTAGAAACTCAAGTTAAAGAGCGAGACAGCAACATTGATCCGAAGGAAGCTCGAACGATTCATCTTGAGGATCTGGGTACCAAGATTCGCATCAGTCGCACTGGAGCTTACATCGAATCGGAAAACGGCAATATCAACTTACCGAAAGATATGCCGCCTGCGGATCTCAATCCTGAACAGGTGGAAGTCCTGCTCCAAGGACCTAAACAGCTTGGAACGCATCCTGAAACTGGAGAACCGATTTACGTCAAATTAGGACCTTATGGGCATTATCTCCAGCTTGGAGACAAGACCGACGAAAACCCGAAGCCCAAAAATGTCTCGATCCCGCCAAAGGTCAAGCCTGAACAGGTGACGCTTGATATGGCAGTTGGCTTATTAGCGCTGCCAAGAACGTTAGGCGTTCATCCAGAAACGGGGCGGAAGATTCAAGCCGCGATCGGTCGATTTGGTCCTTATATCGTCCACGACTTGGGTAAAGGCGAAGACGGAAAAGCGGCGAAAGATTATCGATCGCTTAAAGCGGGTGATGATGTTACGACGATTACGCTCGATCGCGCTTTGGAACTCTTTGCTGAACCGAAAGCCGCCCGTGGCAAACGAGGGACTGCTACCCCGATTCGAGAATTGGGCGCACATCCGAGTGACGGCGAACCCGTGAATATTTACAACGGACCTTACGGCGCTTATATCAAGCATGGCAAAGTCAACGCCTCACTACCCGAAGGTCAAACCGTTGAAGAGATTACGATGGATGTTGCAGTTCAAGCGTTAGAAGCGAAAGCAGGCACGAAGAAAGCGACCAAATCGAAGAAGGCGACCACAACCGCGAAGAAAACGACTGCGAAGAAGACCAGCACGAAGACTGCGACTAAAACGACTGCTAAGCGATCGACAACCACGAAAGCTGCCGCCGCCAAAAAATCGACAGGTACGAGCAAGCGGGTCAAAACTAACGATTAA
- a CDS encoding addiction module protein yields MKSIEQLTEEVLSLPSTSRALLAEKLVESLEFDTDSAIQATWTTEAKRRRDEVRTGEIQPSPGEEALAQVRQLLNP; encoded by the coding sequence ATGAAATCGATCGAGCAACTGACCGAGGAAGTTCTATCTCTACCGAGTACTTCACGGGCACTGCTGGCTGAAAAGCTAGTAGAGAGCTTGGAATTTGACACTGACTCAGCGATTCAAGCGACTTGGACAACTGAGGCGAAACGGCGACGAGATGAAGTACGAACGGGTGAGATTCAGCCTAGTCCAGGCGAAGAGGCTCTCGCTCAGGTGCGCCAACTTCTTAATCCATGA
- a CDS encoding YihY/virulence factor BrkB family protein translates to MLKRLSHSGFDLLIRFFQVFKYLNFKTLIKIVRRAAYHRLPGLSAEIAFNAIFALFPAALAVLSAIGLFELSENNFRTLTNQVSQVIPEQALILTSDALQYLRSRSSQSLFSLSFVAAIWVSSSVTGATMAALDQIYRIPRDRVRPFWQMKLIAIALALGTVLLLVAALLIVVLSDITVQIVAFQSGSFAHVLFQLWHHLSLPIALSIVALALGFIYRHGTSHWKHGRPIMPGAILAAILWAILSGLLRFYVARVSNFNQVYGAIGAVIVLLLWLYFSAFSMLLGGLFNSVVGEAMQKKIDRE, encoded by the coding sequence ATGCTGAAACGCCTCAGCCACTCAGGGTTTGATCTGCTCATCCGTTTCTTTCAAGTCTTCAAATATCTCAACTTCAAAACACTAATCAAGATTGTTCGACGAGCAGCATATCATCGGCTTCCTGGACTTTCGGCTGAGATTGCTTTCAATGCAATATTTGCGCTATTCCCGGCAGCGTTGGCAGTTTTAAGCGCGATCGGGCTTTTCGAGCTTTCAGAAAACAACTTCAGAACACTCACCAATCAAGTCAGCCAAGTGATTCCAGAACAGGCTCTGATTCTGACTAGCGATGCCCTTCAATACTTGCGATCGAGGAGCAGTCAGAGCTTATTTTCGCTGAGTTTCGTTGCTGCAATCTGGGTGTCTTCGAGCGTGACGGGTGCAACAATGGCAGCTTTGGATCAGATTTATCGAATTCCACGCGATCGCGTTCGACCGTTTTGGCAAATGAAATTAATCGCGATCGCGCTTGCATTAGGAACCGTTCTTCTACTCGTTGCTGCTCTACTAATCGTAGTTCTCAGCGATATCACCGTTCAGATTGTGGCGTTTCAGAGTGGAAGTTTTGCTCATGTTCTATTCCAGCTTTGGCATCATTTGAGTTTACCGATCGCATTATCGATCGTGGCATTGGCGCTCGGCTTCATCTACCGACACGGCACAAGCCACTGGAAACACGGTAGACCGATTATGCCCGGTGCGATTTTGGCGGCAATACTCTGGGCGATTCTCTCTGGACTGCTGCGGTTTTATGTAGCACGAGTTAGCAATTTCAATCAAGTGTATGGCGCGATCGGGGCTGTAATCGTGTTGCTGCTATGGCTCTATTTCAGTGCCTTTTCGATGCTCTTAGGTGGATTGTTCAATTCTGTTGTTGGAGAAGCAATGCAGAAGAAAATCGATCGAGAATGA
- a CDS encoding Uma2 family endonuclease — MVAIQLRQLIVYPGQRIQLQEVDWQKFEAILDELGEKRACRIAYSGGVLEIRMPLPEHEKAKGLIGDMVKILLEELDIENECFGSTTFKRQEMAKGIEPDQCFYIENAAVMIGKRRVDLTIDPPPDLAIEVDVTSKTGLDAYQGLGVPELWRFEEGRLRISVLDDGQYRDSNVSPHFPNLAIMDLISEFVDRAQAEGRSRALKAFRQTVRSTPCTSQ, encoded by the coding sequence ATGGTTGCGATTCAGCTTCGGCAACTCATCGTTTATCCTGGTCAGCGGATTCAGCTTCAAGAGGTAGATTGGCAAAAATTTGAAGCTATTCTAGATGAGCTTGGAGAAAAGCGTGCTTGTCGGATCGCTTACAGTGGTGGCGTGTTAGAAATTCGGATGCCGCTACCAGAACATGAAAAAGCGAAAGGTTTGATCGGGGATATGGTCAAAATTTTGCTAGAGGAGCTTGATATTGAGAATGAATGTTTTGGCTCTACCACATTCAAGCGACAAGAGATGGCAAAAGGAATTGAACCAGATCAATGCTTTTACATCGAAAACGCTGCGGTGATGATTGGTAAGAGGCGGGTTGATTTAACCATCGACCCACCTCCGGATCTCGCGATCGAAGTCGATGTGACTTCCAAAACTGGACTCGATGCGTATCAGGGTTTAGGAGTTCCAGAACTGTGGCGATTTGAAGAAGGGCGTTTGCGGATTAGCGTTTTAGACGATGGGCAATATCGCGATTCAAACGTTAGTCCGCACTTTCCAAACTTAGCGATCATGGATCTCATCTCTGAGTTTGTCGATCGCGCCCAAGCAGAAGGGCGCAGTCGGGCACTCAAAGCATTTCGTCAAACGGTTCGATCAACCCCCTGCACTTCCCAGTAA
- a CDS encoding CPBP family intramembrane glutamic endopeptidase: MICKTGMTPKRILLWGLTLVAIFAIALDLINSWNQPQFQSRLELSQTDLLLQAAQYQGDSNTAALTDRNPQKTALEAYQKTRSSVEKAISSAQTQIEASPAPDSAKPLTVELAKQVTLRDELDVRIGILQAQQNQVDAALKSWANLTAPQTQTSRNLKLTADTLSALWQNTLPPRAEPILKQNLTGWFRNRGLEKLYTLEQRSDALTELRTAEQQAAQQALVKWISANAVPTVAILLGFGVLLFLGGQWLFNRKNALLVGTNSIRWTVPWDYEITWQVLVVGFFAVGQLLLGQIVVPLSLLIVKSAFQVDPAMFTTRDRAVFALFTYILLAAGGLGVLYYSIRRYLPLENNWFRFSLKGRWLLWGIGGYAAAYPLVAGISWINERIWQGRGGSNPLLSIALEGRDSIAIILFFVTAAIAAPFFEETFFRGFLLPSLTRYFSTWQAILISALIFAIVHLSLSEVLPLTVLGIILGFVYTRTQNLMASVLLHALWNSGMLLTLFLLGSAGG; encoded by the coding sequence ATGATTTGTAAAACTGGCATGACACCGAAGCGGATTTTATTGTGGGGACTGACCTTAGTGGCGATTTTTGCGATCGCGCTCGATCTGATCAATAGTTGGAATCAGCCCCAATTCCAAAGCCGATTAGAACTTTCGCAAACCGATCTGCTTCTGCAAGCAGCCCAGTATCAAGGCGATTCAAACACCGCAGCATTAACCGATCGCAATCCTCAAAAAACCGCATTAGAGGCATATCAAAAAACGCGATCGTCGGTCGAAAAAGCAATTTCCTCAGCCCAAACCCAAATCGAGGCAAGTCCCGCTCCGGATAGTGCTAAACCGCTAACTGTGGAACTGGCAAAACAAGTCACCTTACGCGATGAACTTGATGTGCGAATTGGGATTCTTCAGGCTCAGCAGAATCAAGTCGATGCTGCTTTGAAAAGTTGGGCAAATTTAACTGCTCCCCAAACTCAGACTAGTCGCAATCTAAAACTAACGGCGGATACCTTAAGCGCACTTTGGCAAAATACATTACCACCTAGAGCCGAACCGATTTTAAAACAAAATCTCACAGGCTGGTTTCGCAATCGAGGATTAGAAAAGCTTTATACCTTAGAACAGCGATCGGATGCGTTAACCGAACTTCGCACCGCAGAACAGCAAGCCGCACAACAAGCATTAGTAAAATGGATCAGCGCAAATGCAGTTCCAACCGTTGCAATTCTGCTTGGTTTTGGAGTGTTGCTATTCTTAGGCGGACAATGGCTATTCAATCGAAAGAATGCTTTATTGGTTGGGACAAATTCGATTCGGTGGACAGTGCCTTGGGACTATGAAATCACTTGGCAAGTTTTAGTGGTCGGATTTTTTGCAGTTGGACAGCTTTTACTCGGTCAGATTGTTGTGCCGCTGTCGCTGTTGATTGTCAAATCTGCCTTCCAAGTTGATCCCGCCATGTTTACAACTCGCGATCGCGCTGTTTTTGCACTCTTCACTTACATTCTCTTAGCAGCGGGCGGATTAGGCGTTCTGTATTATTCAATCCGCAGATATCTACCGCTTGAGAATAATTGGTTTCGCTTCAGTCTCAAAGGTCGCTGGCTACTTTGGGGAATTGGCGGATATGCCGCAGCTTATCCATTAGTTGCTGGAATTTCTTGGATCAATGAACGGATTTGGCAAGGTCGAGGGGGAAGTAATCCACTTTTATCGATCGCACTTGAAGGTCGAGATTCGATCGCGATTATTCTCTTCTTTGTCACGGCAGCGATCGCGGCTCCCTTCTTTGAAGAAACGTTCTTTCGTGGATTCCTGTTACCTTCACTCACTCGCTATTTCAGCACTTGGCAAGCGATTTTGATTAGTGCTTTAATTTTCGCAATCGTTCACCTGAGCTTATCCGAAGTCTTACCTTTAACTGTTCTCGGAATTATCTTAGGCTTTGTGTACACCCGAACTCAAAATCTGATGGCTTCAGTGCTACTTCATGCCCTTTGGAACAGTGGAATGTTGTTAACATTGTTCTTACTGGGAAGTGCAGGGGGTTGA
- a CDS encoding histidine phosphatase family protein, protein MTTRVILVRHGESSYNVEKRAQGHCDLSTLTEKGEKMAAQVATALKDLKFDAVYSSPLQRAKRTAEIILNGSDNPPALQTTDDLKEINILLWEGMLFSEVAEKYPEMYAHWHSEPHKVRMTLPDGSELVPVLDLYEQAERLWRSLIPQHKNQTILIVAHSGINRALINTAIGLEPADYQRFHISNCGISVLNFSGDFGDQVQIESLNVTSHLGETIPKIRPNHKGARLLLVRHGETEWNRQGRFQGQIDVPLNDNGRVQAGQAAEFLKSVQIDSAVSSSMARPKETAEIILKYHPEIELKLRDDLREISHGLWEGKFESEIEAGYPGLLHQWQSQPETVQMPEGENLQQVWDRAVAGWNAIVQSARPGETILVVAHDAINKAILCYVSGLTSAAFWNFKQGNGAVSVIDYVNGADQPPMLMAMNITTHLGGVLDKTAAGAL, encoded by the coding sequence ATGACGACTCGTGTAATTCTTGTGCGCCACGGTGAGAGCAGCTACAACGTTGAAAAACGGGCACAGGGACATTGTGATCTCTCCACGCTGACCGAGAAGGGCGAAAAGATGGCAGCCCAAGTTGCAACCGCTCTGAAAGATTTGAAGTTCGATGCGGTCTATAGCAGTCCACTCCAACGGGCTAAACGAACGGCTGAAATTATTTTGAATGGGTCAGACAATCCGCCAGCACTCCAAACCACCGATGATTTGAAAGAAATCAATATCTTGCTTTGGGAAGGGATGCTCTTTAGTGAAGTGGCTGAGAAGTATCCAGAAATGTATGCTCACTGGCATTCTGAGCCGCATAAGGTGAGAATGACTTTGCCGGATGGGAGTGAACTGGTTCCAGTGTTGGATTTGTATGAGCAGGCGGAACGACTTTGGCGATCGCTCATTCCCCAACACAAAAATCAAACGATTCTAATCGTCGCACATAGCGGGATTAATCGAGCACTGATCAATACTGCGATCGGACTTGAACCCGCTGATTACCAACGCTTCCATATTTCTAATTGCGGCATTAGTGTGCTGAATTTCTCCGGTGATTTTGGCGATCAAGTGCAAATCGAATCGCTGAATGTCACCTCTCATTTAGGCGAAACGATTCCCAAGATCAGACCGAATCATAAAGGCGCACGTCTTCTACTAGTGCGACATGGTGAAACCGAATGGAATCGGCAGGGACGGTTTCAAGGTCAGATTGATGTGCCGTTGAATGACAATGGACGAGTGCAAGCTGGACAAGCCGCAGAATTTCTAAAATCGGTGCAGATTGATTCCGCTGTGAGTAGTTCGATGGCGCGACCGAAAGAAACCGCAGAAATTATTCTCAAATATCATCCTGAAATTGAACTGAAATTGCGGGACGACTTGCGCGAAATCAGTCACGGACTTTGGGAAGGGAAATTTGAATCTGAAATTGAGGCAGGCTATCCAGGTTTGCTGCATCAATGGCAAAGTCAACCGGAAACCGTACAGATGCCGGAAGGTGAGAATTTGCAGCAGGTGTGGGATCGGGCGGTTGCGGGATGGAATGCGATCGTACAATCCGCCCGACCCGGAGAAACCATTCTCGTCGTCGCTCACGATGCCATTAACAAAGCGATTCTCTGTTATGTTTCGGGTTTAACCTCTGCTGCATTCTGGAATTTCAAACAGGGCAATGGTGCGGTGAGCGTGATTGATTACGTAAATGGAGCCGATCAACCTCCGATGTTGATGGCGATGAATATCACGACGCATTTGGGCGGCGTATTGGATAAGACGGCAGCGGGTGCACTTTAA